One segment of Alistipes finegoldii DSM 17242 DNA contains the following:
- a CDS encoding TlpA disulfide reductase family protein, with product MKKILLTASTAALLCGCGGPNYSITGNAGLEPGDSVFLIGSGRTELAAGIVCADSTIRLKGRVAEPEIARLADQERIPVGTAVIFLEPGEIRTVPTDDRRVYAVSGTPLNDRKREFDERMADFDRKFRELPLDAPADSLYADYNKLVPESIEANLDNLFGAYLFSVYEFDGNDIAAAKTRLKQFPAAVQAHPILQRIAEKVAATENTEIGKPYMDLTLPDAAGEPVALSGIVGKGRWVLLDFWATWCGPCCREIPHLREAYAACKSKGLEIYGVSLDNDAAKWRTFVADNDMPWINVLGVNADKRSDAAAMYGISSIPANFLISPEGIIVARDLRGENIKARLEEAMR from the coding sequence ATGAAGAAAATCCTTCTCACGGCTTCGACGGCCGCCCTCCTCTGCGGATGCGGCGGTCCGAATTACTCCATCACGGGCAACGCAGGACTCGAACCGGGCGACTCGGTATTCCTGATCGGCAGCGGCCGTACGGAACTGGCCGCCGGCATCGTATGCGCCGACAGCACGATCCGGCTAAAGGGTCGTGTCGCCGAACCGGAGATCGCCCGGCTGGCCGATCAGGAACGCATCCCCGTCGGCACCGCCGTCATCTTCCTCGAACCGGGCGAGATACGTACGGTTCCGACGGACGACAGACGGGTTTACGCGGTATCCGGCACGCCGCTGAACGACAGAAAACGGGAGTTCGACGAGCGAATGGCCGACTTCGACCGCAAATTCCGAGAACTTCCCCTCGACGCACCGGCCGACTCGCTCTATGCGGATTACAACAAGCTGGTTCCGGAGAGCATCGAAGCCAATCTGGACAACCTTTTCGGGGCATACCTCTTCTCCGTCTACGAATTCGACGGCAACGACATCGCCGCAGCCAAAACCCGTCTGAAGCAATTTCCGGCCGCCGTGCAGGCCCACCCCATCCTGCAGCGAATCGCCGAAAAAGTCGCAGCGACCGAAAACACCGAGATCGGCAAACCCTACATGGACCTCACGCTGCCCGATGCCGCAGGCGAACCGGTGGCGCTTTCGGGGATCGTCGGCAAAGGCCGCTGGGTACTGCTCGACTTCTGGGCGACGTGGTGCGGCCCCTGCTGCCGGGAAATCCCGCACCTGCGCGAGGCATACGCCGCCTGCAAAAGCAAGGGATTGGAAATTTACGGCGTCTCGCTCGACAACGACGCCGCCAAATGGAGAACGTTCGTGGCGGACAACGATATGCCATGGATCAATGTGCTGGGCGTGAACGCAGACAAGCGAAGCGATGCGGCCGCCATGTACGGCATTTCGTCGATTCCCGCGAATTTCCTGATCTCGCCGGAGGGGATTATCGTCGCCAGAGACCTGCGCGGCGAAAATATCAAGGCCCGGCTGGAGGAAGCAATGCGTTGA
- a CDS encoding helix-turn-helix domain-containing protein: MDNDFRIAEILKSKGMTQTDLAEKIGISRVGLSKAINGNTTITTLRKIAAALNVEVQELFAPQPTNTITCPHCGKLIKVEKGE, from the coding sequence ATGGATAATGATTTTAGAATAGCGGAAATTCTCAAAAGTAAGGGAATGACGCAAACCGATTTAGCCGAAAAAATAGGTATTTCTCGTGTTGGTCTATCAAAAGCAATTAACGGAAATACCACTATTACAACATTGCGAAAGATCGCCGCAGCTCTCAACGTTGAAGTTCAGGAACTTTTCGCCCCTCAACCGACGAACACGATCACCTGCCCGCATTGCGGCAAACTTATTAAAGTAGAGAAGGGGGAATAA
- the fic gene encoding protein adenylyltransferase Fic, which yields MGKKTDEIDAKSLEQARALFESGDIDRIEVGTVAGLCEIHRYLFGGLYDFAGKIRTLNIAKGGFRFANCLYLGAILPVIEQMPDMTFEEIIAKYVEMNIAHPFMEGNGRATRIWLDMMLKKHLQQVVDWRKVDKDLYLQAMERSPINDLELRALLQPALTDRTEDRDVIFKGIEQSYYYEGYEA from the coding sequence ATGGGAAAGAAAACGGACGAAATAGACGCTAAAAGCCTTGAACAGGCGCGCGCCCTATTCGAATCGGGGGACATCGACCGCATAGAGGTCGGAACCGTGGCCGGGCTATGCGAGATTCACCGCTATTTGTTCGGTGGGTTGTACGACTTTGCCGGAAAAATCCGGACGCTGAATATCGCAAAGGGCGGTTTCCGATTTGCAAATTGCCTTTATCTGGGTGCCATCCTCCCGGTAATCGAGCAAATGCCGGACATGACCTTTGAGGAGATCATCGCAAAATATGTCGAAATGAACATCGCCCACCCGTTCATGGAGGGCAACGGACGGGCCACCCGTATCTGGCTTGACATGATGCTGAAAAAGCATCTCCAGCAGGTTGTGGACTGGCGGAAGGTGGATAAGGATTTGTATTTGCAGGCTATGGAACGCAGTCCGATCAATGATCTGGAATTACGCGCCCTGCTACAACCGGCATTGACTGACCGCACGGAGGATCGGGATGTTATTTTCAAGGGAATAGAACAATCGTACTATTACGAAGGGTACGAGGCATAA
- a CDS encoding IS256 family transposase codes for MANLEIDYKKAAQQLRSGEALFGKDGALAPMLERILNAALEGEMDAHLNSVDCSSGNRRNGKMSKTVQTKYGEVIVETPRDRDGSFKPETVKKRETILAEGMADQIINMYALGTSTRDISKYFEREFNTTLSAETISAITDRVIPEITAWKSRMLDPVYAICWLDAIHYKVKDDKGRAVTRAIYNVLGVNKSGHKDLLGMYISESEGANFWLDVMTDLQNRGVRDILICCVDGLKGFPDAIQSVFPETSVQLCVVHQIRNSIKYVGSKHQKEFLKDLKTVYGAVSKDSALAQLDMVDEKWGEMYPIVIKSWRDNWERLTEYFQYTPAIRKLIYTTNTVEGYHRQVRKVTKNKGVFPSDTALEKLVYLAYRDISGKWTMPLSNWALISQQLAIKFGDRFKIM; via the coding sequence ATGGCCAATTTGGAAATAGACTACAAGAAAGCAGCCCAGCAGCTGCGTAGCGGTGAAGCACTCTTCGGTAAAGACGGAGCTTTGGCTCCTATGCTAGAACGTATCCTAAACGCAGCCTTAGAAGGTGAGATGGATGCTCACCTTAATAGCGTTGACTGCAGTTCTGGCAATCGTCGTAACGGCAAGATGAGCAAGACCGTACAGACAAAGTATGGAGAGGTGATAGTCGAAACCCCTCGTGACCGTGACGGTTCTTTTAAACCGGAGACAGTTAAGAAACGTGAGACAATTCTTGCTGAAGGTATGGCAGATCAAATCATCAACATGTATGCTCTTGGTACAAGCACTCGTGATATAAGCAAGTACTTTGAGCGTGAGTTTAACACAACCCTTTCAGCAGAAACCATCAGTGCTATAACCGACCGAGTTATTCCCGAAATAACAGCCTGGAAGTCCCGTATGCTTGACCCCGTCTATGCCATTTGCTGGCTTGACGCCATTCACTACAAGGTAAAAGACGATAAGGGTCGTGCAGTCACTCGTGCAATATACAATGTCCTAGGTGTAAACAAGTCTGGTCACAAGGATCTTCTTGGTATGTATATATCTGAGAGTGAGGGTGCTAACTTCTGGCTTGATGTTATGACCGACCTTCAGAACCGTGGTGTACGTGATATTCTGATTTGTTGCGTAGACGGTCTTAAGGGATTCCCTGATGCCATCCAAAGTGTATTCCCGGAAACCTCCGTTCAGCTATGTGTAGTCCACCAAATCCGTAACTCAATCAAGTATGTAGGAAGCAAGCATCAGAAAGAGTTTCTGAAGGATCTCAAGACCGTATATGGTGCTGTAAGCAAGGATTCTGCATTAGCACAGCTTGACATGGTTGATGAAAAATGGGGTGAGATGTACCCCATAGTAATCAAATCCTGGCGCGACAACTGGGAGCGTCTTACGGAATATTTTCAGTATACTCCTGCAATCCGCAAACTTATCTACACAACCAATACGGTTGAGGGCTATCATCGTCAGGTGCGTAAAGTAACGAAGAACAAAGGTGTGTTCCCGTCAGACACCGCACTTGAAAAGCTTGTGTATCTTGCCTATCGAGACATTAGTGGGAAATGGACTATGCCACTGTCTAATTGGGCACTGATATCACAGCAACTTGCCATAAAATTTGGTGATAGGTTCAAGATTATGTAA